In Capsicum annuum cultivar UCD-10X-F1 chromosome 8, UCD10Xv1.1, whole genome shotgun sequence, the genomic window ATTTGTTGGAAAAATATTACTACGAGATTACTTGTAGGAGGGTAAAAAAGTCAATTAGTGGCAACCAGTACGTAAAAGTATTTGATTTTTAGCTGTCCATATATTTGACCATGTTTTATACACAGTAAAacgctttttttttttctactttattcatattttattagtCCTTTTCTCCGTCTGAAAACCCTAAACATAAAAACCCCAAATTGCTATTTTCCTCTTCATTGCAAGAAACACCAATAACCATATTGAAAGGTCAGCGTTATCCAGCTTCAAAGATTCAATCTAGTTAACCCGTACacttatttttttcgttttttcttttttattagtgattttttattgatattatggTGATTAATAAAGATTTGTATTGTGTATAGATATTGAAAGAATCAATGACAGGAGGATCAGAAGTGGTTGAAGCTACTTTATCTTGTGCTAAATGTAGCAAGCCTGCTCATCTTCAGTATGTACTGTCCActctttgttatttttattttttaattatatgagtTTTTAAGTGTTTCTGCAATTATTAAAAAATGGTAgctttataatttattttgttgaattgaatgattttgtggtttatatacaaatatatgtttttagatatCCAACTGTGCTTgagctatatgtatatatatatatatatatatatatattgcataccGGTGTGTTAGGATTTAAGACAAAAGAGAAAATAGTATCTTTCTGTAAGCTGACCGGAACACCAgggttattaaaaaaaataaaataaaaaaaattccaataGGTAGAAAGTAGTATTTTTCGTTTTATGACTTGAAAACAACGCGGGGGTGGGAAGTGGTGGAAGGGGCCATTGCTATTTAGAGTTTAGATGGAAGGGGTTGGAGCTGGACCTTAGTATGTTGTTTTCATTTCTCTGAGAACAAAAAGTGTGATTATGAATTATTGCCATTAGCTAATACACCCAAATACAAGCAAACATTATCTTTCTAGTACTTGGGGATTTTTGTGATCTTTATGTAGAGGTGATAGGTTAAACTAAGATTTTCAGTTTGAGTATAGGTTCGATTCTTGGCAAAGGTAGTACGATGCGAGATCAGTTAACGAGTTTGAATCCTAGCTGGTGAAGCAAGTTTAGTATTTAGTGGTGCTGATAAAAGAATGTCTAGTTTCTAAGTGGTAAAAAGTAGAAGGCAGGCCCGCTATCCTCTGGCTTTTAAGGCTGGAACAAGCGGATTTCTCGGTTATAAAAAAGATATTATAGGTTCTATTGTGGTTTAAATGCTGATGATGTCTTGATGTAATAGAGTATTTCTTATGAAATAGAAAGGTGGATATTATAAAAATTCCGTTATTGCATAAAATAGGGATGCAACTGTAACTCTGATGCTGGtgtctttcttttatctttttggtTAATTGGTTTGTATTTCGGGGAGTCCTCCTTCCTCATTTCCTTTACTTTCCTTGCTGGGTTACCTAGTATTATATTTTGTTGATTCTCATAGCTCATATAGAGTCTGATTTGACGTTCTGTATATTAAGGATATCACCAGCTTACTTTTTGGTACTTTCATTAATCATCCTTGGGCTTTGAAATTCAATGCATCCAATACCCCGTTTGCAATTGCTATGTGTGATCTTCCAGCTGTTGTAGTTGTACTGCCAATGATTGTTTTTTGGTGCTGTTACTTTCAGAGAAGAGTTTCTGTCTCTGATATCTCTGTTaaattacttttcttttatttgaagGTGTCCTAAGTGTGTGGAGTTGAAGCTTCCTCGTGAAGGAGCTGCTTTCTGGTTTGTAGCTTTGACCATTCTCTTTCTTAACTATCTTGTCCATTTTTCATTATCAAACTGAAGCTTAATTACTGCTTTGTATACTTTACATCATAGCTGAAACCATCCCTCTGTGGGAAATGATCTATTCTTCTTTTTAGCAGTTTGTACTTGAGTATATTAGTTCGTTATAGCTGTTGTGATGCAAGAATGGGATAAGGGTGTACTCACTGCTTGTTAAAGGTTTAATGTGAATAACCTGCTTCTTCGTGCTTCACTCTTTGTAATGGGACTATCTATAGTATTAGAAAGCTAGAGTACCTATCTGCTATAGTTGGTCAATGTCAAAAACTCAGGTTTCAGTAGTGGAACCGGTACAATGAGAAGACATTAGAATAATATAACATTCTAGCTGCTAAACAAAAAGGAGAACTGCAACCTCCTGTCCGAGAGATCAAAGCAAAGTGGGTTGGGAAAGTTATTACTGCTGTGATGTAAACTTTAAAGAAAGAACGAATGGCTAATGGGAGGAGAATCTCTTTCTATGacactatttatatatttatttttctctggCCATTAGCTTAATACCTTGATTTTGATGCAAGTTGCTTCTTGTCAGCACACAGGATTGTTTCAAGGCATCTTGGAGTTCTCACAAGTCTGTCCACTTGAAGGCAAAATTATCTTCTCTGGCTACTGAAACTCCATCAGAACAAAATGCAGCCTCACCTAGTGATGGTTGGCTATATTGCTTGAGGAAAGGACAGGCTCGAACACCGAAAATTCCGCATTTTGACTGGACTGGGTATGTTGGATATGGATCTTAATCTTCAACCTTTTCTGATGTAATATGTACATACCTTGCAACCTTGTTTTGGATTTCCATGTGTCGGTTCCATTTAGACATTTAGATCTATGCATTTTTCTATAATGAACTTATTTTAATCTAATCTAATCTAATCATATTGTACTTAAACGTAAAACTCTCCCGGTCATATTTTAGTTGGTTCCGTGGAATCAGTTGAGGTATgcgcaagctggcccggacatCACGGTTATTAGTAAAAAAAAGATGAGAAGTTTTGTAGGTTGCTGTATGTCTTTTTTCTTTGTGCGTGTCTAATAGCTGAAGTAAAATAAGTTACCGGGCGCTTTAATTTCTTAGTTCAGTTAAGAAATTATTAAGCTTTACCTAGCTTCCTAGACTACTGCAATCTTCTGTTACAGAATGCCAAAAACGTTAGTTTCCTTCTCGTCTTTTGCTCCTTTTGAATATAGCTTTTTGCTAGGTGCTTGCTGCAAGGATGTCAAAATCACTCTCCCTATTTTTTCTCGTCTTTCCTCTCTTATTTTCTGGAAGTTGCTGTTGGCATTCATTTGTTGTCCAAAACTCAAGGTGCTTACTTTTTTCAGGATGCTAAGGCCCTATCCAATATCAAGAAAGCGTGTTGTACCTGTTCACATTGATCAACCTGATTGGGCAAATGATGTGAGCCATCTTGACTGATTTCTGTGTATTTCAAGTGTTTGTCAATGTTTAGTTCACACACACACTCACAAAAACATTTTTTCATACACATGCGCACACATGTTTCTGTTTTTTGACCTGTTTCTTCTGGAGCTGGATACCCAGAATGTTGACTGTTGCTTCacttaatttgcttatcatttgGAGTGTAGGTGCCTAATATTGCACATTTTTCTCATTCTGAACATCAATGATAGAAAATatgttctttattttagtttgtttctGTTATTTTTGTAGGGTATTCCAAAAATTGAACCCAATAGTGATTTGCAGCATGTTGTTGAGGTACTACTTATGTTGAGTTAGTAATGGTTTGCAGTTATACTCAATTTCTTTTTAGCAACAAACAAAGTTCTTGCTCACCACCTCCTTCTTTTCTCTTCAAATATTCTGAAGATCAAAACTCCGGAGCTGATTGAGAGAATGAGAGAAGCTTGCCGAGTAAGTATTGATCAGTTTATGTCTCTTGATTATGTTCTATCAACAAATTATCTTCTTCATTAGTCTTCTCAAAGAATTATTGCTATCAGTTTATGAAGCATAGCCATTTTCTATACTATTGCTACACTGGGCATTTGCTGTCCTTTTATTAGATAGCATGTACTTCTTCTACACCAATATTGCAAGGCAGTTAACGGGTTGTGAATTTAATGTCTCAATCCTTGGAGAGTTAATCCATTCTTTAGAGTGTTGGTGTGTTATAGGAAACTTAGGAGACTTTTCGAACATGTGTTGACATTTATGATTCTACCAACAGAAAGGCAACAAACGTAAAACACAAAGGAAATATGCAAATAGAGAATAGAGTGAAAGCAGACTGTCAAGAATATACACCTTTTGTGGGAGATGTGAGCGAGCTTGAAACCGAAAAACGTATGAATTCACATTTTATATTTAGAGATCAGACAGAAACCGAGTTAGGAACACTTGTGTAGGATGTTACAATGAGGCGTTAGTTAAAATCTGATGGGTGAATTTTGAAAGATCAATCAATAACTAGAATCAAGGTCTTGGCTGTATCTCTGGGACTACTGCTGAGTGTCGTCCCCTTCCTGCAGCAACACTTTTTAGGTAGTAGATTTTGCTTGGTTTTATTAGCACTTGAGTTTCTAGAAAATGATATCTGGCTTAAATGATTACACaactgttaattttttttaatttcacccACATATTGTCAAATCAACAACACTGAATAACCCATCACTTATTGTCTAATCAACAACACTCAATTCAATAACATCCCTAGCGATAAGGGAGTTGTTACCTTCTCTGCATTAGCGTGCAACGAACTTTATGCTGGCTAAACTCAGCGGTAGACTTGAACTGATAATCGTCCAACGTAAGAGGACACCACATACACCGACCTCATTTGCCAAGTACTCGTATTTCATTGAATGTACTTGTCATATTATCTCCAACACTTGATCAGTTAATCAAAAGAGATGAAGGTGGTTAGTGTTCCTATGGCTATAAAGTTTCCATGCCCTGCAGCTTTGGCGAAGGACCGTGGTATAAGCGTGTTCAGTTGGTTCTTCATCAGTCTTTTAGATTCTGTGAGATTCCTTCTAATGCATGATTGGTTTTATTATCTTTAAGATTCCAATTCTTTGTCAGAAATAGTGCTTCCTACAATCTTTGTGTATCGTACTGTCAGTTTAATGATTCCAAAGTACCTGGTTGAGATGGTAAGGGACAAATATCTAGCAGCGCTTTGCTCCTTCAGCTTTATtgcttttttgtttgtttgaagTTACTGTATACTCATATCCATATTCCTTCAGATAGGAAGGGAAGTTTTGGATGCAGCTGCTCGTATTATTAAACCTGGTGTGACTACTGATGAAATTGATGCAGTGGTTCATGAGGCCACGGTTGCTGCTGGTATGTTGATAAGacttattattttaataacttcTCATGCTTGCCATTTTTAGGTGTCAGGATCATTTCCACTTACCAATATGTTACGTTTTGTGTTTTTTTAAGTTTATGTTGATATGTTCAAAACGTTGGAACTCGTGCTTTAATCAAGTTATGTTAAAGCACGACCCGTTAGTTTCTTTTGACTTGCACATAATCACTTTAATTGGGCACATTTATGTACGATACACTGATGATTCTGGTCCTCATACTTGGTAAAAGACGGTTCTCGTGGTTACCCAAATTGAGAACCTGTGTGTTCTAAGTTCCTGGTTCCATAAGACTTATTACTTGCCATTGTCTTTCATTATGACGTTCTGTTAAGATAGTTTGTTGGTAAATCACCATAGCCGAAGTTTGTTGGCTTTATATTATATCGATGACAGTTCACCGGAACTCCTGTTCTTAAGAATATTGCTATATATTGGTTTACTTAGTCTTCTAATATGTGGATCTGGTGCTTTAACCTCTTTTGGTTGCATATGCAGGTGGATATCCATCTCCcttaaattatcatttttttcccAAGTCATGCTGCACGTAGGTACTTTACCTTGCAAATGTTCTTTATGCACTGTGTAGGAAGGTTCTTGAAATTACTAAAAGATGGGAATCTGTCTGCTTGTTGCAGGTCAGTCAATGAAGTGATCTGCCATGGGATTCCTGATGCAAGGTAAGTCTTACATTCAGCAATTAGACTAGTCATATTTGTTCATTCAAGTTAGATCTGGTACcctttttgttttttagtttggggggggtggggggtggggttaCTGCTCTTACCAAGTTGCACTTTTTGAGAGCCTAATAACACTCAACGACCGATGAATCTAGACAGTGTTTTGTCAATTTTCACCCGTGTCTGCTCTTTCCTTGGTGCATTTTACCGTGTTGTATGTGCTTACTACATGTATTTTTCTGAAATGAATTTGTTTTACACTGTCATTTggttggtctttttttttttaaaggaaattgGAGGATGGTGATATTATAAATGTTGATGTTACTGTATATTACAAAGGGGTTCATGGTAAGAACCAACTTTCCTGTTGATCTACAGGTAATGTTTCAACTTTTTGCAGAATTGATGCTTAATTAGTGGGCTGCTGATTCTGCAGGTGATCTGAATGAGACCTTCTTTGTGGGTAATGTTGATGAAGCATCTCAACGGTTAGTCCAGTGTACATATGAGTGTTTGGAGAAAGCAATAGCAAGTGGTAGGTTGTGTTACTATATGTTATGCCTTGGATACTTTATGTACATAGATTTCACTGTTCTAAGGACCTCATACTTGCGTGAAAACCTTGCTTGATTTTTTAACATACCTGAAGTAAAACGTCTTACTTCTTAGAAGGCATGTTTAGTAGCCTGCTTAAACAAATACAGTATGGCTCATcaatttgattgttgaatatgTTTTCTTCTTTGCTATTTTGCCGGTGCTTCTCTTTGCGCCTGTCTATTTGCTGCTTTTCCCTTTTGCTTGTTGCATCTGCTCTGTATGTATTTACTTTGTGATGATGAATGGTCTTGCTGAGAATTGTCTTTTCAGTATGTTATTGAAGAATTAAGGAGGTGAAGTTCAGTAAATGTGTGAGTTAGAGGCTAGCAATGTTGATCAAAACTTCAGGTGTCATTTTTTTATTGTGCCATTTCGTTGCAGTTAAGCCTGGGGTACGGTTTCGGGAAATTGGAGAGGTCATCAATCGACATGCTACTATGTCTGGATTATCTGTggtaagataaaataaaaaatagatttgcCTAACTATCCATCAAACTGGACCAGTGAGGCTCAGTTTTTGTTGGAAACTGACATGTTTTGCATGTTCTCGTTTTCTTGCGACTGGGGTGACAGGTGAAATCATATTGTGGTCATGGCATTGGAGAGCTTTTCCACTGTGCACCAAATATTCCGCATTATTCAAGTATCCTCAACATTATGTCTTTTAAGATTTTATGGTTATCCAAAAAAGTTATCTCTTAACATTTAAATCTACATGCTGCGTCAAGCAGTGAAATATAATTGCATCACATATTTCCTGCAATATCTAGCATAATAGCAACAGCACTGCTGATTTAACATAATATTTCAGTTAAGGTAGTACCTCTAGGATTGTGGGATCTAAGTAAAATTGGCTTTACTTTGGTCAATCTTTCTTTGGTTACCTTAATCTGATCAGGAAATAAAGCAGTTGGTGTGATGAAAGCTGGCCAAACTTTTACAATTGAACCTATGATTAATGCTGGTAAGTTCTTCGGCTCGAAAGTCAGTGTACCATACAATATAAAATCTCTCTTTTCCTTATGTCTTGATTTGGGattttactgggtatgttgttgttgtcctTGTGTCTTGATTAATTCTATTTCAGGTGTTTGGCGTGATCGTATGTGGCCTGATGGATGGACTGCTGTGACAGCAGATGGAAAACGAAGTGCTCAGTTTGAACACACTCTCCTGGTAGTACTTTATTATACATCCTTTTTGGTATCTGAATGATTTAATGGTGTAGTTCTTTGTTGCATGATGTCTCAGATTGAATCGAGATAGTTGGCTTGATGAATTGGTGTGTTGCTACTGAAACATTTTATTTAACTCGAGAACTCTTCCTCTGATCTATTTACCCGTTGGGAAATTGGGAAAGAGAAAATACTGGACCCAATGACACTCGATGTGTTTGGCACATCCGGTTCTTGGTGGAATTATtgcatttctttctctttaagaAGCAATCATATTTTGCAGGCTTAATTAAAGACTTTCCacattattttattgttgttactGCTTTCATTTCCATATTCCCCTTTTCAAACTGCTTTGAGATGTTTCACTTGTGCCAAGGGTCTGTTGTAAACCACCTCTATCTCTCTGAGGTATGCTGCGCACACTACCTTCCCCAGATCCCACCTATGGGATTACATTTGGTATGATGTTGTTGAGTTAAAGATGACAGAAATACAACGAAATTTTACTTGTTAATTGATGTGTTTTTTCTGCTGATGGATTTGTAGGTCACAGAGACTGGAGTTGAAGTACTCACAGCACGCCTGCCGACATCTCCCAAGGTGTTCCCTTGGTTGAGTTCTTGATTTGTCCTTTGCATTCTTTTGCCTGTCATTAAAAAGAAGTTAAAAGATTATAGTCTATTTATGTGTaagaaatgtattttttttagttgctaaacttttgaaattttgatCTCAAACTTTAGATTGATCAAATCAGCTTATTATCGACTCGGGTGCTATAATGAAAGCTGAAGCCTTTTGGATATCTGATTTGGTATTAAATTATATACTTCCTTTATATAATTTTATAGGATTAATCTTATGTTTGTTTTTCGGTATAAAAGTTTGTATACTAGGCAGATTCTGTAGAGCTCTACCTAGATGTTTAGGTATTTGTAGAGCTATACCTAAGCGTTTAGTATTTGTAGAGCTCTTCTCAAGTAATACAATGGCTtgttttgggttatataattttgCTCTTCTGGTAAATACAAGGTGaatgtttttaagaaaatgatCTTTCTAAAAGATAAGCCAGATTAAAAACTTAAGGATGGAAAGTATTGAAGAAAAGTAAGTATCGACAAATATTAAGGATACTCAAAAGTTAGACATATCAGTAGTAATAAAACCAAAACATAAGATAAATGAGGAAAGGGGACTGACATACTGTAGACCATAATAACCTTGCGCCTAACGTTCTCTACATTTTGTACTACTTTTTGAAATAGTTGAAGACTTTAAAATTTGAACACTTGAAAAGTATCAATCATCTTGACAATCCAAATGAATCATTTGTACATTGGAGCCAcgagtaggaatactaaacttgCAAACACGGCAATTACCATGTTAACCATTTAGTGGAACACATCTCCTAAATTGCAATAACATTACAAACCAACAACAGACGAATCCCTCGTTTGCAGAAAGTGATTTTGATGACACAggaggaagggggggggggggggggggggggaggggggcgGAGCAGTGGCAACCAACTCTGATAGCACAAGGTTCTGATTCTTAAATGCATCTGACAAGGAACTAAAACCCAGCTGATCCAACAAGTGAAGAGTATGCTGCATTTTCATCACCGATAGGTGCCCGGTCACCAATTCTGTGTGATGTTCCGGTATCTGCTTTCGAAAATATTCCAACATCTAGGCTGCACGTGGTACAGAGCTCGAAACTCTTCTCTTTCGCTTCTGCAATATCACCGTCCCAGCAAGTTTCGGAGACGATCTCAATTGCTTTCTCTAGTTTGTCCTCTGGCACGGGAGGGCCATTTTGCATCAATACAAGAAGAACTTGGTCAGCAGCGGCTCTCCTTACCTACAAAATAGTCGAAAACAAATTTTGAGAAGGCATTCAATTCATTGTTTCATGTTACTGATTGTCTACTCAGACGGCTCAAGTTTCTCTTGTGCAGCTGCTTTCTGGTACCTTTGGAAATCGATGGGTGAGGAAAGTTAGTAAATGACTGAATGCCTGGATGTTGATGTGCTCGGGTACTGATGAAATATATCCAAGTATTGCAATTCCAACACACAGCTTTCTGATGTTTTTTGATCCTTTCAAcgcgatatttagagcttctaaAACTCCACCACAAAACACAGCAGTCTGTGCCTGTTAAAAAATGAGATAGAGAGGTAAAGGCAACATCATCAGTTCAACAAGGTTTGTGCAGACTGAGCCAGTACATATAAGAGCAAAGGAAAGATACCAGATTCATGAATGATTAGATACTATAAGATAGACGTACCATgtttaagaaaatctttttgcTGAATAGGTTCTCAATAGTCTGCAACAGAATACCAACACATCAGGGTTAGAAAACCTGTCCCATATTGGTTGTTTAAGGTTTTAAATAAAGATTGTGTATTAGGTTACTCTACCCATGGCCTTAAGGTAATGGGTTGGATACTCTAATTCTTTCACATGGTACCAACACCAAACACATTCCTGATATCGGCTGCCAAATGTGCCTCTCATACAACGTATGTTATCCCATGCTCCATAGCCAATACTGAACAAGCGAGGGTCTCAAAACCCCACATTAGTTAAGCATATGTGTTTTTGGTCTTCTTGAGATTGGGTTAGACCTAAGGCCCTTAACAGGTGTCGGAGCCAAACTTTGGTAAGTTTGTTTCCACAACCGTCTTCTCTCAACATATTCCATAACATGGATCTCTCACTTGACCAAATTGAGTCATTAACTCTCTGCTTAAGCAGGCCTATTGGGCTCTCTACTCCAAACCCACTCTTCAGCCTTTTAAGCCATGTCGCTCATCtcaacaagaaaaggaaaaataaagtttTCTACCCATGTGCGAACCCTATAGAACCAGGTTACACATGAAGAAGGGTGTTAGAGAACCTCCCAGATATGGGCATAATAAGAGTTTCCAAATGAGTTAATAATTGCCCTTGGTTTCTCCACCCATTACCTTAAGATTGTAGGTCGGATGCCTAGATTATTTTATAGTCAAAATAATGAAGCTTGAGGAATAACGTAAAGAGAGCTTGTGGTTTTCCGGCAAAAAATGAGATGTGGCAAATGAGGACAAGACAGAATACTTAAAGGATTTACAAATATCCAAAGAATAAAATGGAACTTTATTTTTTAGGATCCTTGTAATTGATTAGTATTTTGGCAGATCAATTTTTGGAGGTCTACAGCATGTCCTTAATGCTGAGGTATACAACTTTACCagattcataaaataaaaaataaaaaatttcactaCTTCACCTTTTAATTCAACTATATTGCACGCTCTAGCAAAATCATATATCACATATAGGCTATAGCACTGAGATGCTTCAGCATAATGTTCACCATTAAAGATCCTTGTCACTGGATATAGTTAAGTCACTTTAAAGGTGAAGCCCTAGTccacatttttcttcttttcaaagCAGTAacaaatcataaatttttacAAGAAATGGTTTTTTTTAACCAACAAAAAAGTGAGTAGATGAAGCTCAGGATACTGGCATAGACAATCAAAAATGTAAATTCACCAGATTGCagcatttaaattttatgattaacAAGCATCTTTCatgactaaaagaaaaataaatgctTCATAAACTATAACGTGATGATTCTAAAAAGATAAACAGTGGTCTACAGTTTGAGGAAAAGGTCGCCAATCATCATTTGCAGAAACGAAATTCTCAATCAAATTTACCTTCAAAGTGGCTTCCACAACTCTGTCACACTTTTTGTATTTCTGAAGAACCCAAAGAATGTCATTGGAAAGATTGTACTCTTTAGAACCATTTACATTTTCATCAGTTGACTGAAGAAATTCGAGCAGAGCACCGAGTGACGCCTTCCTCAATGAATCTAGCAAGTCACTAATGGAAATAACCAACCCCGATATCACATATTTGCTGTAACAACTGATTCCAAGAAACTGCACAAACCGAGGATATGAGAAAGTAGGTACCTGCAGGATGGCATAGAAAGGCTTGTTAgtaaatactagaaaatatagCAACCAACAAGACAAGGAATTTTAACCTACCCCCCATTTCAGATCTGCGTCGTCAGGCACTATTTGTTCTAGTCTCTCTCGATGGGGAATGAATGGTACAGAAATAGATTTATTATGCAAAATTCTTTGAAGAACCTTTGCAGCTAACTCTCTTAATTTATCCATCTTCTCCACTGCTTGTTTAACAATATTTCCAACTAAATCGGCTgccatattttcatcaaaaagaaAATTCATCTGGTTAGTAAAATCTGTCTCGTCCAACTGAGGAACAGAGCCAAGTTCCATTTGTTCTGACTTGCTTGAAAAGTCCTTGAGTCCTCTTTTGCATAGAATATATGTGCATCTCTCAAGGCCATCCATGGCAGCCTCACGAACCCAAGAACCAACATCACCTCTGTTATCTCTAGAGTAATCATCCAAAGCTTTAAATAAAGTCTGCATAACCTCATTCTTTATAAAAATATACAGAGATATACATTCTTCTGCAGACAATAGATGAGACTGATCTTGTGTGTCAGTTAAAATTTCACATACTGATACAAGTCCTTTGACAGCATTTACCCGTGCTTCAACATCTCTTTCTTCAGGGTTATCCTGTAGAGCATGAAGTTGTTCCATCATTCAAGATAATGTGCAGCTTACTTCCTCCATCAGCAACAGTTAAAACAGAAGCACTTCCTTACCTCAATTTCACAAGTAACACAAAGCTTATGAAGTATATCCTTCCATCCTTTACTTAGAAACTTAAATGGCAAAACACCAAGCGCAAGTGCAGATCCTCGTCTAGCAGCCACATTAGGATCAGTCAATTGCTCAAGGTATCTTGATGTAATGGCATTGAAGCATTTACTTTCCAAAGACGCAATGTAAGCAGGAATGAAGATCTTTAAGGCTGCAACAGCAGCACCCTACAAACATACTAGTAAATCAAGCAATTCACTCACAGGAAGCTAATCAGCAGGAAATTGACAAAGTCATAAGATAACCTGTATCTGAGAATTAGGATGTCTCAAATTCTCATGGAGCGTATCAAGCAGACTTCGTTTTATGTTGTCTGTCAACTGGATACAAGCTACTGAAATGCATTCAATGAAACGGGAAACAGCAGAACGCATTATTTCTCCTCCCTTTCCGCGATATAGCCGTGCTTTCTCAATTGCTGGAACCACACCAGCAACTTGATTCTGCAGATCTGTTAACAGAAAAATAGAGGGATCACAATTAGCTTTGCATAATAAACACTGAAAAGACTGTATTGTAAGCCTTAACCAgataattttctctttttattaatttatacaagAATCGTGGTAACTGAAAATTTGAAAAGGCACCCACATGGTAATAGCAACGTCACAAAAATTGGGAGCCAGTTGTACGTGATGGAAAGACAATTAATACGTGGCAcaaaaact contains:
- the LOC107845700 gene encoding methionine aminopeptidase 1A, with the protein product MTGGSEVVEATLSCAKCSKPAHLQCPKCVELKLPREGAAFCTQDCFKASWSSHKSVHLKAKLSSLATETPSEQNAASPSDGWLYCLRKGQARTPKIPHFDWTGMLRPYPISRKRVVPVHIDQPDWANDGIPKIEPNSDLQHVVEIKTPELIERMREACRIGREVLDAAARIIKPGVTTDEIDAVVHEATVAAGGYPSPLNYHFFPKSCCTSVNEVICHGIPDARKLEDGDIINVDVTVYYKGVHGDLNETFFVGNVDEASQRLVQCTYECLEKAIASVKPGVRFREIGEVINRHATMSGLSVVKSYCGHGIGELFHCAPNIPHYSRNKAVGVMKAGQTFTIEPMINAGVWRDRMWPDGWTAVTADGKRSAQFEHTLLVTETGVEVLTARLPTSPKVFPWLSS
- the LOC107845706 gene encoding tubulin-folding cofactor D isoform X3, with the translated sequence MLSNFVDWTHEVMSCLSNDVVNHFKLLGAVEALGAVFKNGSPKVLLSVFPGVWNDISALVKSNTAARSPLLRKYLVKLTQRIGMICLPPRQQSWRYVGRTSTLGGHITVNRIETNQNNNYRNNDLSKEPDCDEEDDMDVPHIVEEIIELLLSGLRDTDTVVRWSAAKGIGRVTSRLTYLLSDEILSSVLELFSPSEGDGSWHGGCLALAELTRRGLLLPISFHKVIPVVIKALHYDIRRGPHSIGSHVRDAAAYVCWAFGRAYYHADMKNILQQLAPHLLTVACYDREVNCRRAAAAAFQENVGRQGNYPHGIDIVNAADYFALSSRTNSYLHVAVFIAQYDGYLYTFVDELLNSKICHWDKSLRELAANALSSLAKYDLGQFASTVVQKLLPCTLSSDLCMRHGATLAVGEVILSLHEREYVLLPDLQNQVAGVVPAIEKARLYRGKGGEIMRSAVSRFIECISVACIQLTDNIKRSLLDTLHENLRHPNSQIQGAAVAALKIFIPAYIASLESKCFNAITSRYLEQLTDPNVAARRGSALALGVLPFKFLSKGWKDILHKLCVTCEIEDNPEERDVEARVNAVKGLVSVCEILTDTQDQSHLLSAEECISLYIFIKNEVMQTLFKALDDYSRDNRGDVGSWVREAAMDGLERCTYILCKRGLKDFSSKSEQMELGSVPQLDETDFTNQMNFLFDENMAADLVGNIVKQAVEKMDKLRELAAKVLQRILHNKSISVPFIPHRERLEQIVPDDADLKWGVPTFSYPRFVQFLGISCYSKYVISGLVISISDLLDSLRKASLGALLEFLQSTDENVNGSKEYNLSNDILWVLQKYKKCDRVVEATLKTIENLFSKKIFLNMAQTAVFCGGVLEALNIALKGSKNIRKLCVGIAILGYISSVPEHINIQAFSHLLTFLTHRFPKVRRAAADQVLLVLMQNGPPVPEDKLEKAIEIVSETCWDGDIAEAKEKSFELCTTCSLDVGIFSKADTGTSHRIGDRAPIGDENAAYSSLVGSAGF
- the LOC107845706 gene encoding tubulin-folding cofactor D isoform X2, with product MQIFYASFGFVDWTHEVMSCLSNDVVNHFKLLGAVEALGAVFKNGSPKVLLSVFPGVWNDISALVKSNTAARSPLLRKYLVKLTQRIGMICLPPRQQSWRYVGRTSTLGGHITVNRIETNQNNNYRNNDLSKEPDCDEEDDMDVPHIVEEIIELLLSGLRDTDTVVRWSAAKGIGRVTSRLTYLLSDEILSSVLELFSPSEGDGSWHGGCLALAELTRRGLLLPISFHKVIPVVIKALHYDIRRGPHSIGSHVRDAAAYVCWAFGRAYYHADMKNILQQLAPHLLTVACYDREVNCRRAAAAAFQENVGRQGNYPHGIDIVNAADYFALSSRTNSYLHVAVFIAQYDGYLYTFVDELLNSKICHWDKSLRELAANALSSLAKYDLGQFASTVVQKLLPCTLSSDLCMRHGATLAVGEVILSLHEREYVLLPDLQNQVAGVVPAIEKARLYRGKGGEIMRSAVSRFIECISVACIQLTDNIKRSLLDTLHENLRHPNSQIQGAAVAALKIFIPAYIASLESKCFNAITSRYLEQLTDPNVAARRGSALALGVLPFKFLSKGWKDILHKLCVTCEIEDNPEERDVEARVNAVKGLVSVCEILTDTQDQSHLLSAEECISLYIFIKNEVMQTLFKALDDYSRDNRGDVGSWVREAAMDGLERCTYILCKRGLKDFSSKSEQMELGSVPQLDETDFTNQMNFLFDENMAADLVGNIVKQAVEKMDKLRELAAKVLQRILHNKSISVPFIPHRERLEQIVPDDADLKWGVPTFSYPRFVQFLGISCYSKYVISGLVISISDLLDSLRKASLGALLEFLQSTDENVNGSKEYNLSNDILWVLQKYKKCDRVVEATLKTIENLFSKKIFLNMAQTAVFCGGVLEALNIALKGSKNIRKLCVGIAILGYISSVPEHINIQAFSHLLTFLTHRFPKVRRAAADQVLLVLMQNGPPVPEDKLEKAIEIVSETCWDGDIAEAKEKSFELCTTCSLDVGIFSKADTGTSHRIGDRAPIGDENAAYSSLVGSAGF